From a region of the Zingiber officinale cultivar Zhangliang chromosome 4B, Zo_v1.1, whole genome shotgun sequence genome:
- the LOC121975720 gene encoding 5' exonuclease Apollo-like isoform X1: protein MEKGMVSIDRWNEGSQAYFLTHLHDDHTAGLSASWRRGPLFCSPITASLLPFRFRGFDVSLLRVIEVGATRALDLVSPTSRAPVRVLVTPIDAHHCPGALMYLFHGTFGWVLYTGDFRWELSSERSQLAKRMLLDVLQGNAIDVLYMDNTYCNPSFSFPPREVATKQVIDIIVTHPDHDIVIGIDNLGKEELLVNISKALNIKIRVWPERLRTMHLLGYKDVFTTNTSLTRVRAIPRYSFTFETIDGLNQLRPTIGIMPSGLPWLLDASKNTTLYASPLKSHQSEASPDLLQHMPHARKLKHNAYCVPYSEHSCFSEIAEFIKVLQPSNISGIVSSTYIYINPRYYFSHVDRYLSDKSCESFKSEVNQMGSSSGCQPSLKVRKEWKIKYVSPRPSVLVRRVSRLPRARRGAKIEESDSRSGS, encoded by the exons ATGGAGAAGGGTATGGTCTCAATCGACCGGTGGAACGAGGGGAGCCAGGCGTACTTCCTCACGCACCTCCACGATGACCACACCGCGGGCCTCTCCGCCTCCTGGCGCCGCGGCCCGCTCTTCTGCTCCCCCATCACGGCCAGCCTCCTCCCCTTCAGGTTTCGCGGGTTCGACGTCTCCTTGCTTAGGGTTATCGAAGTCGGCGCCACCCGAGCCCTCGATCTCGTCTCCCCCACCTCCAGAGCACCGGTGCGGGTTCTCGTCACGCCCATCGATGCCCACCACTGCCCCG GTGCTCTGATGTACTTGTTTCATGGAACATTTGGATGGGTGCTGTATACTGGAGATTTTAGGTGGGAACTTTCATCTGAAAGGTCACAATTGGCAAAGAGGATGCTTCTTGATGTTCTCCAAGGCAATGCAATTGATGTCCTTTATATGGATAACACCTACTGCAATCcatctttttcttttcctcctcgAGAAGTAGCTACTAAGCAA GTAATTGATATAATTGTTACGCATCCTGACCATGACATCGTCATTGGTATCGATAATCTTGGAAAAGAAGAGCTACTCGTCAATATATCCAAAGCTCTGAATATAAAG ATTCGTGTCTGGCCTGAACGTTTGCGAACCATGCACCTTCTTGGATACAAGGACGTATTCACAACAAACACTTCTCTCACAAGAGTACGAGCTATTCCTAGATATAGTTTTACCTTTGAAACAATTGATGGATTGAATCAGTTGCGTCCCACCATTGGAATTATGCCTTCTGGTTTACCATGGCTGTTAGACGCCTCAAAAAACACCACTCTTTACGCATCTCCTCTAAAGAGTCATCAGTCCGAAGCTTCCCCAGACCTGCTACAACACATGCCGCATGCTAGAAAGTTGAAGCATAATGCCTACTGTGTTCCATATTCTGAGCACTCATGCTTCTCTGAGATTGCAGAATTCATCAAGGTATTGCAGCCATCCAATATTTCTGGGATTGTCTCTTCAACCTATATTTATATCAACCCTCGTTACTACTTCAGTCATGTAGACCGATATCTCTCTGACAAATCATGTGAGAGCTTTAAATCTGAAGTCAACCAAATGGGATCATCCAGTGGATGCCAACCTTCTTTGAAAGTGAGAAAAGAATGGAAGATCAAATATGTTAGTCCGAGGCCAAGTGTGCTTGTAAGACGAGTCTCTAGATTGCCAAGGGCAAGGCGTGGTGCAAAGATTGAGGAAAGTGACTCGCGTTCGGGTTCTTAA
- the LOC121975720 gene encoding 5' exonuclease Apollo-like isoform X2, which yields MEKGMVSIDRWNEGSQAYFLTHLHDDHTAGLSASWRRGPLFCSPITASLLPFRFRGFDVSLLRVIEVGATRALDLVSPTSRAPVRVLVTPIDAHHCPGALMYLFHGTFGWVLYTGDFRWELSSERSQLAKRMLLDVLQGNAIDVLYMDNTYCNPSFSFPPREVATKQVIDIIVTHPDHDIVIGIDNLGKEELLVNISKALNIKIRVWPERLRTMHLLGYKDVFTTNTSLTRVRAIPRYSFTFETIDGLNQLRPTIGIMPSGLPWLLDASKNTTLYASPLKSHQSEASPDLLQHMPHARKLKHNAYCVPYSEHSCFSEIAEFIKSCRPISL from the exons ATGGAGAAGGGTATGGTCTCAATCGACCGGTGGAACGAGGGGAGCCAGGCGTACTTCCTCACGCACCTCCACGATGACCACACCGCGGGCCTCTCCGCCTCCTGGCGCCGCGGCCCGCTCTTCTGCTCCCCCATCACGGCCAGCCTCCTCCCCTTCAGGTTTCGCGGGTTCGACGTCTCCTTGCTTAGGGTTATCGAAGTCGGCGCCACCCGAGCCCTCGATCTCGTCTCCCCCACCTCCAGAGCACCGGTGCGGGTTCTCGTCACGCCCATCGATGCCCACCACTGCCCCG GTGCTCTGATGTACTTGTTTCATGGAACATTTGGATGGGTGCTGTATACTGGAGATTTTAGGTGGGAACTTTCATCTGAAAGGTCACAATTGGCAAAGAGGATGCTTCTTGATGTTCTCCAAGGCAATGCAATTGATGTCCTTTATATGGATAACACCTACTGCAATCcatctttttcttttcctcctcgAGAAGTAGCTACTAAGCAA GTAATTGATATAATTGTTACGCATCCTGACCATGACATCGTCATTGGTATCGATAATCTTGGAAAAGAAGAGCTACTCGTCAATATATCCAAAGCTCTGAATATAAAG ATTCGTGTCTGGCCTGAACGTTTGCGAACCATGCACCTTCTTGGATACAAGGACGTATTCACAACAAACACTTCTCTCACAAGAGTACGAGCTATTCCTAGATATAGTTTTACCTTTGAAACAATTGATGGATTGAATCAGTTGCGTCCCACCATTGGAATTATGCCTTCTGGTTTACCATGGCTGTTAGACGCCTCAAAAAACACCACTCTTTACGCATCTCCTCTAAAGAGTCATCAGTCCGAAGCTTCCCCAGACCTGCTACAACACATGCCGCATGCTAGAAAGTTGAAGCATAATGCCTACTGTGTTCCATATTCTGAGCACTCATGCTTCTCTGAGATTGCAGAATTCATCAAG TCATGTAGACCGATATCTCTCTGA